From the genome of Scytonema hofmannii PCC 7110, one region includes:
- a CDS encoding Re/Si-specific NAD(P)(+) transhydrogenase subunit alpha codes for MRIAVAKEIEVCERRVALIPDTVAKLVKQGLEVWVEAGAGERAFFSDAAYEAAGAKVILDTATLWGEADILVKVSPPQERENGRSEIDLLGEGAILISFLNPLGNPSTAQQLAERKITALSMEMIPRTTRAQSMDALSSQASIAGYKAVLIGAAALPKYFPMLTTAAGTIAPAKVFIMGAGVAGLQAIATARRLGAIVEAFDIRPAVKEEVQSLGAKFVEIKLEEETTAAGGYAKEISEASKKRTQEVVAEHVKNADIVITTAQVPGKKAPLLVTEEMVAQMKAGSVIVDIAAEQGGNCACTDPGKDIIWNGVTIIGPINLPSSMPVHSSQLYSKNIASLMQLLIKDNAVQVNFADDIIDAACITHAGEIRNQRVSDALKALAMANS; via the coding sequence TTTGGAGGTGTGGGTAGAAGCAGGTGCAGGTGAGCGGGCTTTCTTTTCTGATGCTGCTTATGAAGCAGCAGGAGCTAAAGTTATATTGGATACTGCTACATTGTGGGGTGAAGCAGATATTCTGGTCAAAGTCAGCCCGCCACAGGAAAGAGAAAATGGACGTTCCGAAATTGACTTGCTTGGAGAAGGGGCTATACTTATCAGCTTTCTGAATCCATTAGGCAATCCATCGACAGCACAGCAACTCGCAGAACGCAAAATTACAGCTCTAAGTATGGAGATGATTCCCCGCACCACAAGAGCGCAAAGTATGGACGCTTTATCGTCGCAAGCGTCAATAGCAGGTTATAAAGCAGTTTTGATTGGTGCAGCCGCATTGCCAAAATATTTTCCCATGCTGACAACTGCTGCGGGAACCATAGCTCCTGCAAAAGTGTTTATTATGGGAGCAGGTGTAGCAGGCTTGCAAGCGATCGCAACAGCAAGACGTTTGGGAGCGATCGTAGAAGCTTTTGATATCCGCCCTGCTGTTAAAGAAGAAGTCCAAAGTTTGGGAGCAAAATTTGTTGAAATCAAGCTAGAAGAAGAAACAACTGCGGCTGGAGGTTACGCAAAAGAAATCTCCGAAGCCAGCAAAAAGCGGACTCAAGAAGTTGTAGCCGAACACGTCAAAAACGCTGATATCGTAATTACCACAGCTCAAGTACCAGGTAAAAAAGCGCCACTTCTGGTCACTGAAGAGATGGTAGCGCAGATGAAAGCAGGCTCAGTGATTGTAGATATTGCTGCCGAACAAGGTGGTAACTGTGCTTGTACCGATCCGGGCAAAGACATTATATGGAATGGCGTTACCATTATTGGTCCCATCAACTTACCATCATCCATGCCAGTCCACTCCAGCCAGTTATACTCCAAGAACATAGCATCGTTGATGCAACTTCTCATTAAAGACAACGCTGTACAGGTGAATTTTGCTGACGACATTATTGACGCAGCTTGTATTACCCATGCAGGCGAAATTCGCAACCAGCGAGTCAGTGACGCTTTAAAAGCGTTGGCAATGGCTAATAGTTAG
- a CDS encoding NAD(P) transhydrogenase subunit alpha: MTEALIAALFVFVLASFTGFEVINKVPPTLHTPLMSGSNAISGIAVLGAIVASGAKDWNLSVILGLIAVVLATINVVGGFLVTDRMLQMFKKKVSG; the protein is encoded by the coding sequence ATGACAGAAGCATTAATTGCAGCTTTGTTTGTCTTTGTTTTGGCATCTTTTACCGGATTTGAAGTCATTAACAAAGTACCCCCAACTCTCCACACTCCCCTCATGTCGGGTTCAAACGCGATTTCTGGGATCGCAGTCCTTGGGGCGATAGTCGCTTCCGGTGCAAAAGATTGGAATCTTTCAGTCATTCTTGGTTTGATTGCCGTTGTACTAGCAACCATAAACGTAGTGGGTGGGTTCCTAGTCACAGATCGGATGCTACAAATGTTCAAGAAGAAAGTTAGTGGTTAG
- a CDS encoding NAD(P)(+) transhydrogenase (Re/Si-specific) subunit beta: MSNFLPTGIQLSYLVAATLFILGLKKLGSPATARQGNVVAAVGMLLAIVATLLDQHVLNYEMILLGLAIGSVLGAIAAYKVQMTDMPQMVGLLNGLGGAASALVAVAEFWRLLNTTGGVTLDANISMLLDVLIGGVTFTGSMIAFAKLQGIMSGAPITFPLQKPFNALLLFAYLAGSAYMLVAPDNLPVFLGIVFVSLVLGVMFVIPIGGGDMPVVISLLNSFSGLAAAAAGFVVMNNMLIISGALVGASGIILTEIMCKAMNRSLISVLFDAFGTGGTSGAGTASGTATTDKTVRSIDPEEGAMMLGYARSVVIVPGYGMAVAQAQHSVRELADQLERMGVDVKYAIHPVAGRMPGHMNVLLAEANVPYEQLHDMDDINPQFEQTDVALVIGANDVVNPAAQSDTNSPIYGMPILEVDRAKHAIVIKRGMSAGFAGVDNELFYKDKTTMLFGSAKDMVSKLVSEVKQL; encoded by the coding sequence ATGAGCAATTTTCTACCTACAGGAATTCAGCTTTCGTATTTAGTCGCTGCAACCTTATTCATTCTGGGCTTGAAAAAGTTGGGTTCACCTGCAACAGCACGCCAAGGTAATGTTGTTGCAGCAGTGGGTATGCTTTTAGCTATTGTGGCAACACTGCTCGATCAACACGTGTTGAACTATGAAATGATTTTGTTGGGCTTGGCAATTGGATCTGTGTTGGGTGCGATCGCAGCTTACAAAGTCCAAATGACTGATATGCCCCAAATGGTGGGTTTGCTTAACGGTTTGGGAGGTGCGGCTTCAGCTCTCGTCGCTGTTGCAGAATTTTGGCGGTTGTTGAATACCACTGGTGGTGTCACCCTTGATGCCAACATCTCCATGCTTCTGGATGTGTTAATTGGTGGTGTCACCTTTACAGGTAGCATGATTGCCTTTGCAAAACTGCAAGGCATTATGAGTGGTGCGCCAATTACATTTCCCTTGCAAAAACCTTTTAATGCTTTACTCCTGTTTGCGTATTTGGCAGGTAGTGCCTATATGCTAGTCGCACCAGATAACTTGCCTGTATTCTTAGGAATCGTTTTCGTTTCCCTAGTATTGGGTGTGATGTTTGTCATTCCCATTGGTGGTGGCGATATGCCTGTAGTGATTTCACTGTTGAACTCATTTTCAGGATTAGCTGCTGCTGCTGCTGGATTTGTGGTGATGAACAATATGCTCATCATTTCTGGTGCATTGGTGGGAGCATCTGGGATTATCCTTACCGAAATTATGTGTAAGGCGATGAACCGTTCTCTCATCAGCGTACTGTTTGATGCTTTTGGAACGGGTGGAACATCTGGTGCTGGTACTGCTAGTGGTACGGCGACAACTGATAAAACTGTCCGCAGCATAGATCCAGAAGAAGGCGCGATGATGTTGGGTTATGCTCGTTCCGTCGTGATTGTTCCTGGTTATGGGATGGCAGTGGCGCAAGCACAGCACAGCGTTCGTGAGTTAGCCGATCAACTAGAACGTATGGGTGTTGATGTGAAGTATGCAATTCACCCTGTTGCTGGTAGAATGCCCGGTCATATGAACGTGTTGTTGGCAGAGGCGAATGTGCCTTACGAGCAACTCCATGATATGGATGATATCAATCCCCAATTCGAGCAGACAGATGTGGCGTTGGTGATTGGGGCAAATGATGTGGTTAACCCCGCAGCACAAAGTGATACGAATAGTCCTATCTATGGGATGCCGATTTTAGAGGTGGATAGGGCAAAGCATGCGATTGTGATCAAGCGCGGGATGAGTGCTGGTTTTGCTGGTGTAGATAACGAGTTATTCTACAAGGATAAAACTACGATGCTTTTTGGTAGTGCTAAAGATATGGTGTCGAAGTTGGTTAGTGAAGTGAAACAGTTGTAA
- a CDS encoding carbon dioxide-concentrating mechanism protein CcmK produces the protein MTLALGMIEVYGVPTALEAADAMCKAARITLVGYENTDLGRITVLIRGEIGEVNVAVAAGLKAVPKVNGGEVLSYHAIARPHENLEYALPIHRTENLEPFHSDIRFPPPLSV, from the coding sequence ATGACACTCGCACTTGGAATGATTGAAGTCTATGGCGTTCCCACAGCGTTGGAAGCAGCAGATGCAATGTGTAAAGCAGCTCGTATAACTCTAGTAGGCTACGAAAATACCGATTTAGGACGCATTACAGTATTGATACGGGGGGAAATAGGTGAAGTCAATGTTGCTGTTGCTGCAGGATTAAAAGCAGTTCCGAAAGTTAACGGCGGCGAAGTCCTTTCCTATCACGCGATCGCTCGTCCCCATGAAAACCTAGAATACGCTTTACCAATTCATCGCACAGAAAACCTTGAGCCGTTTCATTCAGATATTCGATTTCCGCCTCCACTTTCAGTTTAA
- the petN gene encoding cytochrome b6-f complex subunit PetN — MDILTLGWVSLLVVFTWSIAMVVWGRNGL, encoded by the coding sequence ATGGACATTTTGACACTAGGCTGGGTTTCTCTACTGGTTGTTTTCACTTGGTCAATTGCAATGGTAGTTTGGGGTCGCAACGGACTCTAG
- a CDS encoding 3'-5' exonuclease, with protein sequence MKTNQSSYFLIVDLEATCSDDGFIPSEEMEIIEIGAVMLNSATWEIDSEFQQFVKPVRHPQLTKFCTELTTIRQQDVDRAFTFPEVLSEFQEWIEKFPRHIFCSWGNYDKKQFLQDCEFHQVPYPFSSEHRNIKKEFSEYLGVSKGFGMAKALQHLGIELQGVHHRGIDDARNIAAIYRYMKTQKL encoded by the coding sequence ATGAAAACTAATCAATCCAGTTATTTTTTAATAGTTGATTTAGAAGCAACTTGTTCTGATGATGGTTTTATTCCCAGTGAGGAGATGGAAATTATTGAAATTGGTGCGGTAATGCTCAACAGCGCCACTTGGGAAATAGATTCAGAGTTTCAGCAATTTGTCAAACCTGTAAGACATCCGCAACTGACAAAATTTTGTACTGAATTAACAACAATTCGCCAGCAGGATGTTGACAGAGCTTTCACTTTTCCTGAGGTTCTTTCTGAGTTTCAAGAATGGATAGAGAAATTTCCCAGACATATTTTTTGCTCTTGGGGAAATTATGATAAAAAACAGTTTCTCCAGGATTGCGAGTTTCATCAAGTCCCCTATCCTTTTAGTTCAGAACACAGAAATATAAAAAAGGAATTTTCAGAATATCTTGGTGTTTCTAAAGGATTTGGCATGGCAAAAGCACTTCAACATCTAGGTATAGAATTGCAAGGAGTACATCATCGGGGAATTGATGATGCTCGTAATATTGCAGCTATATATCGATATATGAAAACTCAGAAACTTTGA
- a CDS encoding cytochrome P450, with amino-acid sequence MKNQIPLPNRLKTPPLLQRIQWVVNPVGYMESAVQQHPDIFTAEVVGFGDTLVFVNHPQAIQEILINDRKKYTAPGEENKILLPLVGEHSVLILDGHRHRQQRQLMMPPFHGDRMRAYAQTIHSLAEKVYDRIPHNTPFSARNAMQEISLQVMLQTVFGVSEGERYQKLKQLLGQLTDIFQSPLTSSLLFFPFLQKDLGSWSLWGKFLRWKEEIDAILYAEIAECRAKADPNRVDILALLISAKDEEGQSMTDRELRDELMTLLLAGNETTASAMAWGLYWIHRLPEVREKLLHELSSLGDSPDPMSIVKLPYLTAVCHETLRIHPVAMLTFARKVQEPVELLGHQLYPNTLLYGCIYLLHQREDLYPQPKEFRPERFLERQFSPYEFMPFGGGTRRCIGEALALFELKLVLATLLSRYQFELASHELEKPQRRGVTLAPGDKVKLIIRGFTSP; translated from the coding sequence ATGAAAAATCAGATCCCATTACCCAATCGGCTCAAAACCCCACCTTTGTTGCAAAGAATTCAATGGGTGGTTAATCCTGTGGGATATATGGAAAGTGCAGTTCAGCAACATCCCGATATTTTTACAGCTGAGGTAGTTGGTTTTGGGGACACGCTAGTATTTGTCAACCATCCTCAAGCAATTCAGGAAATTTTAATCAACGACAGAAAGAAGTATACAGCCCCAGGTGAGGAAAACAAGATTTTACTGCCTTTAGTCGGGGAACATTCAGTTCTGATATTAGACGGACACCGTCACAGACAGCAACGGCAACTCATGATGCCTCCCTTTCATGGCGATCGCATGCGAGCCTACGCGCAGACAATCCACTCTCTTGCTGAAAAAGTTTACGATCGCATCCCGCATAATACACCCTTCTCAGCTAGGAATGCAATGCAGGAAATATCCCTGCAAGTCATGTTACAGACAGTTTTTGGTGTTTCTGAAGGAGAACGTTACCAAAAACTCAAACAATTACTTGGGCAATTAACAGATATTTTTCAATCTCCTCTAACTTCTAGTTTGCTGTTCTTTCCCTTTTTACAAAAGGATTTAGGCTCTTGGAGCCTTTGGGGAAAGTTTCTACGTTGGAAAGAGGAAATTGATGCAATACTTTACGCTGAGATTGCTGAATGCCGTGCAAAAGCAGATCCAAATCGCGTTGATATTCTCGCATTGCTGATTTCAGCAAAAGATGAAGAAGGTCAGTCAATGACAGATCGAGAGTTGCGAGACGAATTAATGACTCTGCTATTAGCGGGAAATGAAACCACCGCATCAGCCATGGCTTGGGGATTGTACTGGATTCACCGTTTGCCAGAAGTCCGTGAAAAACTCCTGCATGAACTAAGCTCACTCGGTGATTCGCCCGATCCAATGAGCATCGTTAAACTGCCTTATCTTACAGCAGTTTGTCATGAAACCTTACGGATTCATCCGGTAGCAATGTTAACTTTCGCCCGCAAAGTTCAAGAACCTGTAGAACTGCTCGGACATCAGCTATATCCCAATACTTTACTCTACGGCTGCATTTATCTCCTGCATCAAAGAGAAGATTTGTATCCGCAGCCCAAAGAGTTTAGACCAGAACGTTTTTTGGAACGTCAATTTTCTCCTTATGAGTTTATGCCTTTCGGTGGTGGTACACGTCGCTGTATTGGTGAGGCTTTAGCTCTGTTTGAATTAAAGTTAGTCTTGGCAACTCTCCTGTCACGCTATCAGTTTGAGCTAGCCAGTCATGAATTAGAAAAACCTCAAAGACGAGGTGTTACCCTTGCTCCAGGGGATAAAGTGAAGTTGATAATTAGAGGATTTACCTCACCCTAA
- a CDS encoding Uma2 family endonuclease yields MNSITLQLKPVIELTDEQFYLLCRKNPDVKFERNAQGELIIMSPTGGETGNYNVEMAADFVFWNRQTKQGKVFDSSTGFKLPNGADRSPDVTWIKQERWEALTPEQREKFPPIAPDFVLELMSPSDTLEKAQEKMREYIDNQVKLGWLIDRKNRRVEIYRLGKEVEVLESPTELSGEDVLPGFVLNLESIW; encoded by the coding sequence ATGAACTCTATTACCCTTCAGCTTAAACCTGTTATTGAACTGACAGACGAGCAATTTTATCTCCTGTGTAGGAAAAATCCTGATGTAAAATTTGAACGCAATGCCCAAGGAGAACTCATTATTATGTCCCCAACAGGAGGAGAAACAGGAAACTACAATGTGGAAATGGCAGCCGATTTTGTCTTTTGGAATCGACAAACTAAGCAGGGTAAAGTCTTTGACTCTTCAACTGGCTTTAAACTTCCTAATGGTGCGGACCGTTCTCCTGATGTCACTTGGATAAAACAAGAAAGGTGGGAAGCACTCACTCCCGAACAAAGAGAAAAATTTCCTCCAATTGCTCCAGATTTTGTTTTAGAGTTAATGTCCCCATCTGATACTTTAGAAAAAGCACAAGAAAAAATGCGGGAATATATAGATAATCAAGTAAAACTCGGCTGGTTAATTGATAGAAAAAACCGCCGAGTAGAAATCTATCGATTGGGAAAAGAAGTAGAAGTTTTAGAATCTCCAACAGAACTATCAGGAGAAGATGTTTTACCTGGCTTTGTTCTTAATTTAGAAAGCATTTGGTAG
- a CDS encoding DNA cytosine methyltransferase — protein sequence MEVVQLSLLSNEEEQVPDKKQNIVDKQTPVKKQKKAKLGRYECIQRDLKTEIDPYKIFVQVETSIAPNHEYAFIDTFCGAGGMTQGFVEGGFTPVASVEISPIASATHRRNFPQCHHLCGDIKDFSPRQMLEKTGAEIHLVIGGPPCQGFSVAGKRDPNDPRNYLFQEFVRVVSEVRPWYVVMENVPGILTIKRGEVRQAICEAFDSIGYPHVSVAILESAAYQVPQIRPRAFFIANRFGMPNPYPIPQLTVDEYKSIESAISDLPPWTPVPEINHEWTKHSLEYTKRIAKVPPGGSLYETYVDAFKRQYPGKPSMTIKENHGGTHIHPHLDRVISAREMARLQTFPDSFIFEGTMKKAMWQIGNAVPPRLAKCIAYALIPYLNEIADKIKS from the coding sequence ATGGAAGTAGTACAATTATCTCTTTTGTCCAACGAAGAGGAGCAAGTCCCTGACAAAAAGCAAAATATTGTTGATAAACAGACTCCTGTCAAGAAGCAGAAAAAGGCTAAGTTAGGACGTTACGAATGTATCCAACGTGATTTAAAAACTGAAATTGACCCGTACAAAATCTTTGTTCAAGTCGAAACAAGCATCGCTCCAAACCACGAGTACGCGTTTATTGATACTTTTTGTGGTGCAGGCGGAATGACCCAAGGTTTTGTTGAAGGTGGTTTTACTCCTGTAGCAAGCGTAGAAATTAGTCCAATTGCATCAGCGACACATAGAAGGAATTTTCCGCAATGTCATCACTTATGTGGAGATATAAAAGATTTCTCTCCAAGACAAATGCTTGAAAAAACAGGAGCGGAGATTCACTTAGTTATAGGTGGTCCTCCCTGTCAGGGGTTTTCGGTTGCTGGAAAACGCGATCCAAACGATCCTCGCAACTATTTATTTCAGGAGTTTGTACGTGTTGTTTCAGAAGTACGCCCTTGGTACGTTGTTATGGAAAATGTACCAGGAATTTTAACGATAAAGCGGGGAGAAGTAAGACAAGCCATCTGTGAAGCATTTGATTCCATTGGCTATCCTCATGTTTCTGTTGCCATTCTTGAATCTGCTGCTTATCAAGTTCCTCAAATTCGCCCACGAGCTTTTTTTATTGCGAATCGATTTGGAATGCCAAACCCGTATCCAATACCTCAATTAACGGTTGATGAATATAAATCTATTGAGTCGGCTATTTCCGATCTACCGCCCTGGACTCCTGTACCAGAAATTAATCATGAATGGACTAAACACTCACTTGAATACACCAAGCGAATTGCTAAAGTTCCGCCAGGAGGGTCATTATACGAAACGTATGTTGATGCTTTCAAGCGCCAGTATCCAGGTAAACCGAGCATGACTATTAAGGAGAATCATGGAGGAACGCATATTCATCCACACCTCGATCGCGTGATTTCAGCGCGTGAAATGGCTCGATTGCAAACGTTTCCAGATTCATTTATCTTTGAAGGAACTATGAAAAAGGCAATGTGGCAAATTGGAAACGCAGTACCACCACGATTGGCAAAGTGTATCGCTTATGCGCTTATTCCTTACTTGAACGAAATTGCTGACAAAATTAAAAGTTAA
- a CDS encoding XisI protein: MEKLNYSDVVENILKQYATITVGEGTEVELVADRSNGHYLVMFIGWRDEVQVYGSLIHIDIKGNQIWIQQDGTNEGIAQQLVEVGVPQSDIVLGYRSPLVRPFTGFGVGIKSQSEAKPLEGVGSSVG, encoded by the coding sequence ATGGAGAAACTAAATTATAGCGACGTAGTTGAAAACATCCTCAAGCAATATGCTACTATTACAGTGGGTGAAGGTACGGAAGTTGAATTAGTCGCTGATCGCTCCAACGGGCATTACCTGGTTATGTTTATTGGCTGGCGGGATGAAGTTCAGGTGTATGGAAGTTTGATTCATATCGATATTAAAGGGAATCAGATTTGGATTCAGCAAGATGGCACGAATGAGGGGATTGCTCAACAATTGGTTGAGGTTGGTGTTCCTCAGAGTGATATTGTGTTGGGCTATCGTTCGCCACTTGTTAGGCCATTTACGGGATTTGGCGTGGGAATAAAGAGCCAATCTGAAGCCAAGCCGTTAGAAGGAGTAGGGTCTTCAGTGGGTTAG
- a CDS encoding GUN4 domain-containing protein, with product MKREENMSREKMMKFPCRDLQKIDEKWKNSSNGRFGFTVQRQIWQESGNRLEYNGEVYDEKTYESFISKIGWTEERDQRNDLDNIKTTEEKLKLALDRNRKGSLPYFEGSIESYELEIPEQQYATNFLDKQDRIMAEAVLKTPSSVWCLVSLEGEQRCGPPPGTHNILGRAFACKI from the coding sequence TTGAAGAGAGAAGAAAATATGAGTCGCGAAAAAATGATGAAATTTCCATGTCGGGACTTACAAAAAATTGACGAAAAGTGGAAAAATAGCTCAAATGGACGTTTTGGTTTTACAGTGCAAAGACAAATTTGGCAGGAAAGCGGGAATCGACTGGAATACAATGGTGAGGTGTATGATGAAAAGACGTATGAGAGTTTTATCTCTAAGATAGGATGGACAGAAGAAAGAGATCAAAGAAATGACTTAGATAATATAAAAACAACTGAAGAAAAGTTAAAATTAGCGTTAGACCGAAATCGAAAAGGTTCATTACCTTATTTTGAAGGGTCGATTGAGAGTTACGAGCTAGAAATTCCAGAGCAACAGTACGCGACAAATTTTCTGGACAAGCAGGATAGGATTATGGCCGAAGCAGTGTTGAAAACTCCGTCAAGCGTTTGGTGTTTGGTTTCCCTAGAGGGGGAACAGAGATGTGGACCGCCACCCGGAACCCACAACATTCTGGGACGGGCATTCGCTTGTAAAATTTAA
- a CDS encoding AAA-like domain-containing protein — MAAQTSNFYQVGASLPIDAPSYVKRLADEEFYQKLKAGKFCYVLNSRQMGKSSLRVRTMQKLQASGTVCAAIDLTGIGKHKVTMEQWYGGIVYALVESCQLEDKFDFDWQTWWQKQQEVLSPVQCLSLFIQKVLLEKIEQQIVIFVDEIDRVLSQDFSLDDFFALIRFFQNQRVDHPTFERLTFALLGVATPSDLITDKTQTPFKIGEGIELHGFQPHEVEPLVRGLHLRFSNPQAVMQEILDWTEGQPFLTQKLCQFMVEESTKENPRTVEQVVKSRIIENWESQDDPEHLRTIRDRILRDEQRASYLLELYQQIQKHEGLATNNGTEITELQLSGLVVKRLDNLKVYNRIYQEVFNQNWIERQLRNLRPYSENFRFWVASGGTDESRLLGGKALQDALEWAKDKSLSYQDMQFLSASQAKETEEEIAIKEKEAQLERERKDREAAEKRLS, encoded by the coding sequence ATGGCAGCACAGACTTCCAACTTTTATCAGGTTGGAGCAAGTCTACCGATTGATGCTCCTAGCTATGTCAAGCGACTTGCAGACGAAGAGTTTTACCAAAAATTGAAGGCGGGGAAGTTCTGTTATGTGCTTAATTCCCGACAGATGGGTAAGTCTAGCTTGCGAGTGCGGACAATGCAAAAGTTACAAGCTTCAGGGACAGTTTGTGCTGCGATCGACCTCACAGGGATTGGTAAGCATAAGGTCACGATGGAGCAGTGGTACGGAGGAATTGTTTATGCTTTGGTAGAAAGCTGCCAGTTAGAAGATAAATTTGATTTCGATTGGCAGACATGGTGGCAAAAGCAGCAAGAAGTCCTTTCTCCCGTGCAATGCTTAAGTTTATTCATCCAAAAAGTATTACTGGAGAAGATTGAGCAACAGATAGTCATTTTCGTTGATGAAATTGACAGAGTGCTAAGTCAAGATTTTTCTCTGGATGACTTTTTTGCACTCATTCGCTTTTTCCAAAATCAACGAGTCGATCATCCAACTTTTGAGCGGCTGACATTTGCTTTGTTAGGGGTAGCGACTCCTAGCGATTTGATTACTGATAAAACCCAAACCCCCTTTAAGATCGGTGAAGGAATTGAACTGCATGGTTTTCAACCCCACGAAGTTGAGCCGCTCGTTAGAGGATTGCACTTGAGATTTAGCAATCCCCAAGCTGTGATGCAAGAAATTTTAGATTGGACGGAAGGACAACCGTTTCTGACGCAAAAGCTGTGCCAGTTTATGGTAGAAGAATCAACCAAAGAAAATCCTCGCACCGTTGAGCAAGTGGTCAAGTCTCGCATCATTGAGAATTGGGAATCTCAGGATGACCCAGAGCATTTACGAACAATTAGAGACAGAATTCTCAGAGATGAGCAACGTGCCTCTTATCTACTGGAATTGTATCAGCAGATTCAAAAACATGAAGGATTAGCTACTAATAACGGTACGGAAATTACTGAATTACAGTTATCGGGATTAGTTGTTAAACGATTAGATAATTTAAAGGTTTATAATCGCATTTATCAAGAAGTTTTTAACCAAAACTGGATTGAAAGACAATTAAGAAATCTACGTCCCTATTCTGAAAATTTTCGTTTTTGGGTTGCTTCTGGTGGTACAGATGAATCGCGATTGTTGGGAGGAAAGGCATTACAGGATGCTTTAGAGTGGGCTAAGGATAAAAGTTTAAGTTATCAAGATATGCAGTTTTTATCAGCTAGTCAAGCAAAGGAAACAGAAGAAGAAATAGCTATAAAAGAGAAAGAAGCTCAGTTGGAACGCGAAAGGAAAGACAGGGAAGCAGCAGAGAAAAGACTCAGTTGA
- a CDS encoding AAA-like domain-containing protein has protein sequence MGLSGWQRKQLQEALEDAFPKKSSLEQMVSFELDKNLDAIAGGKDLQEIIFDLIKVAVSQGWMDNLLRAAYRSNPGNSLLRNIAEELLNLEIPSVSLPNVPLKQSLLEYPDGHVPLSSPFYVEHYEIESLCYETLQKPGSLIRIKTPKLMGKTSLLTRILSHGELQNYQTVYLDLGGIDKAVLTSLDRFLRWLCSKVTSELDLDNKVDDTWNTKILGSNDNCTAYFKKYILAEIDSPLVLGLDEVDRLFAYSEVVEDFFGMLRSWHEKGKISDAWKQMRLVLAHSTEVYIPLDIHQSPFNAGVPVELEEFNRQQVQDLAQKHGLKGNNSLIEELRSMVGGHPYLIRLALYHIAAEKLTLENLLESATTEAGIYANHLRSLLDILQSVPELAQALKKVVNSTVPVELDSIQIYKLHSLGLVQRQSNYVTPRCQLYREYFRRVL, from the coding sequence ATGGGCTTATCTGGTTGGCAGCGCAAACAACTACAAGAAGCTCTTGAGGATGCTTTCCCGAAGAAATCATCACTAGAGCAAATGGTGTCGTTTGAATTAGATAAAAATTTAGATGCGATCGCAGGAGGTAAGGATTTACAAGAAATTATCTTTGATTTAATTAAAGTAGCAGTTTCTCAGGGATGGATGGACAACCTACTTCGTGCTGCATATAGGTCGAATCCTGGAAATTCTCTTTTGAGAAATATTGCTGAAGAGTTGTTAAATTTAGAAATACCTTCTGTTTCCTTACCTAATGTTCCCTTGAAGCAAAGCTTATTGGAATATCCGGATGGTCATGTACCGCTCTCTTCACCTTTTTATGTAGAGCACTATGAAATTGAGTCTCTTTGTTACGAAACACTGCAAAAACCAGGCTCTCTAATTCGGATTAAAACACCAAAGCTGATGGGTAAAACTTCTTTGCTAACTAGGATTCTCTCTCATGGAGAGCTTCAGAATTATCAAACGGTTTATTTGGATTTAGGTGGTATAGATAAAGCAGTACTTACCAGTCTTGATAGATTTTTGCGCTGGCTTTGTTCCAAGGTTACCTCAGAACTTGACCTTGATAATAAAGTGGATGATACTTGGAATACGAAAATTCTAGGTAGCAATGACAACTGTACCGCTTATTTTAAAAAATATATTTTGGCTGAAATCGATTCTCCTTTAGTCTTAGGCTTAGATGAAGTAGACCGATTATTTGCTTATAGTGAAGTGGTTGAAGATTTTTTTGGGATGCTACGCTCTTGGCATGAGAAAGGGAAAATTTCTGATGCTTGGAAACAGATGCGATTGGTGTTAGCACATTCTACGGAAGTTTATATTCCCTTAGATATCCATCAATCTCCTTTTAATGCCGGAGTGCCTGTAGAACTAGAGGAGTTTAATCGGCAACAAGTACAAGATTTGGCACAAAAGCATGGGCTTAAAGGAAACAACTCTCTTATAGAAGAATTAAGGTCAATGGTAGGAGGGCATCCCTATTTGATACGGTTAGCACTATATCATATTGCAGCTGAAAAACTCACTCTAGAAAATTTGTTGGAGTCAGCTACAACAGAAGCAGGAATTTATGCCAATCACTTGCGATCGCTACTAGACATCTTGCAATCAGTACCAGAACTAGCCCAAGCACTGAAAAAGGTCGTTAACTCGACTGTGCCAGTAGAATTAGATTCAATACAGATTTACAAATTACACAGTCTTGGACTGGTGCAACGACAAAGCAATTATGTCACACCTCGTTGCCAGCTGTACCGTGAGTACTTCCGCCGTGTTTTATGA